The following coding sequences lie in one Lolium perenne isolate Kyuss_39 chromosome 2, Kyuss_2.0, whole genome shotgun sequence genomic window:
- the LOC127329317 gene encoding uncharacterized protein — translation MERAWHQANSCEVLSREGQPGTAPMKMLFSGYRASLKTKAAETLAQLATLEDAEKTVEERRTLLYNQVVTSYHRAKIERAALARELEVVKAEAAKVPQLESDLRAARAQCAESEEAGRSAAGKLKLAEQELTRLRLLEKNHITELNSLRTAEKEKVDDLSRRLSEVEKQWLALQEEVTAKSTELTATAKRWTDDFSALDRGLAAAFPETQEAALAAVGVARDSRRRETGEGSSEYFSMEDHLASMAARIEPVTKLGWELRKAAEELVPMLWPGEAAPQDISGLISSMEQAPDRFLDWKESATRAGADMALSFVLSCYRTSAC, via the exons atggagagggcatggcatcaggcgaactcctgcgaggtactcagccgggaggggcagcctggcacggcgcccatgaagatgcttttctccggctatcgggccagcctcaagaccaaggccgccgagacccttgcccagctggcgacgctggaggatgctgagaag acggttgaggagcggcgcaccctcttgtacaaccaggtggtgaccagctaccaccgggccaagatcgagcgggccgccttggctcgtgagctggaggTCGTCAAGG ctgaagccgccaaagtcccgcagctggagtcggatctccgagccgctcgcgcgcagtgcgccgagagcgaggaggcgggccgatccgccgccggcaagctcaagctggctgagcaggagctgacacggctgcgcctgctggagaagaaccacatcaccgagctcaactccctcaggacggcggagaaggagaaggtggatgatctgagccggcggctgtcggaggtggagaagcagtggcttgcgctgcaggaggaggtcactgccaagtccacggagctgacggctaccgccaagcgttggaccgacgatttcagcgcgcttgatcgcggcttggcgg cggccttcccggagacgcaggaggcggctttggcagccgttggcgtcgcgcgcgattccaggaggcgggaaaccggcgagggcagctcggagtacttctccatggaggaccatctggcgtccatggctgcccgcatcgagcccgtcaccaagctcggctgggagctgcggaaggcggccgaagagctggtgcccatgctgtggcctggggaggcggcgccgcaagacatctccggcctcatctcctcgatggagcaggcgccggaccgcttcctcgactggaaagagtcagccacgcgcgccggtgccgatatggcgctgtccttcgtcctctcctg
- the LOC139835788 gene encoding uncharacterized protein, producing MEAYAGLWPDIDFWSRLFFLKAQTNDGRLRACGAASIYTRPGTPFPKIPTVDSVKNWQMSFFYVRNEGELVDRINLPEFNPAPPVGRINWSHNARSTDQNAEVNLLWDLLATATAGGLTAEDLLCTIAERRVLPLQMRTHKIGHMSGRFDPNRTSKVPLTKAQVASRVNHITKANLAEDWSYGLVPCDRNHPPARVFERQNAEDGDLATKRWTPDLVDPADQAGDHAGDDDLPQAPDLGGQGEHNPPPSPEHQEEEEPATSGTGPIPAVPLRTRPPSATATSAPKGTKRAGSTAAAESRAKKQRRHQPKKVPEQAG from the exons atggaggcctacgccggcttgtggcccgacatcgacttctggagccggctcttcttcttgaaggcgcagaccaacgacggccgcctgcgagcctgcggcgccgcctcgatctacacccggcctggtacgcctttccccaagatccccaccgtcgactcggtgaagaactggcaaatgtcattcttctacgtgcgcaacgagggggagctcgtcgaccggatcaacctgccggagttcaatccggctcctccagtcggccggatcaactggagccacaacgcccgctcgacggaccagaacgccgaggtgaacctgctctgggatctcctggcgacagccaccgctggcgggctgactgccgaagatcttctctgcaccatcgccgagcgccgggtgctgccgctccagatgcgcacccacaagatcgggcacatgtccggccggttcgatccgaaccggacgtccaaggtgccgctcaccaaggcccaggtggccagccgggtgaaccacatcaccaaggcgaacctggcggaggactggagctacgggctggtgccctgcgacaggaaccatccaccggcgcgg gtttttgagcgccagaacgccgaggacggcgacctggcgacgaagaggtggacgccggatctcgtcgatccggctgaccaagccggcgaccatgccggcgacgacgacctgccgcaggcgcctgatctaggcggccagggggagcacaatccgcccccttcaccagagcaccaggaggaggaggagccggcgacgtccggcacggggccaatccccgccgtgcctctgcgcacgaggccgccaagcgccacggcgacttcggcgcccaagggcacgaagagagccggctccaccgccgccgcggagtcgagggcgaagaaacagcgccggcatcagccgaagaaggtcccggagcaagccgggtga